In Candidatus Paceibacterota bacterium, a single genomic region encodes these proteins:
- the cysS gene encoding cysteine--tRNA ligase — protein sequence MSSFALYDTMSRTTKPFLPIKKGEVSIYLCGATVQASPHVGHVRSAINFDILRRWLMKSGYEVTFIRNVTDIDDKILHKAIHEKMPWWALAMKYEREFAAAYEALNVIAPTYEPRATGHITQMIDLMANLMEKGVAYAPGNGDVYLQVRKLKSYLTLSRQNVDDLQSAADAEETFKKDPRDFAMWKAAKEGEPSWPTPWGPGRPGWHLECSAMAHAYLGEAFDIHGGGLDLIFPHHENEIAQSQAAGWAFATTWMHNALVTASGEKMSKSLGNSMQVKAVLQHVRRIELRWYLSSAHYRSILEYSPESLEESATAFRRLESFLKRACIALGKVPAPTLSQEFTDAMNDDLAVPQGLAHIAEALRVGNIAITADDQKTLELKASEIRGALDVLGCDPYDSVFATSDGTDLETALSGTIELALAQRLAARARKDFAASDQIRDELGELGIIVEDTPQGPRWSIKPKEERK from the coding sequence ATGAGTTCGTTCGCGTTGTACGACACGATGTCGCGTACAACGAAACCATTTCTCCCAATTAAAAAAGGTGAAGTAAGCATTTATTTGTGCGGTGCAACGGTTCAAGCCTCACCGCACGTTGGTCATGTCAGAAGTGCCATCAATTTCGATATCCTCCGTCGTTGGTTGATGAAATCCGGATACGAAGTGACCTTTATTCGCAATGTCACCGATATTGATGACAAGATCTTGCATAAGGCGATCCACGAGAAAATGCCTTGGTGGGCTCTGGCCATGAAGTACGAGCGCGAGTTTGCGGCCGCCTATGAAGCCCTCAACGTCATCGCTCCCACGTACGAGCCGCGGGCAACCGGACACATCACTCAGATGATCGACTTAATGGCCAATTTGATGGAAAAGGGAGTTGCCTACGCACCCGGCAATGGGGATGTCTACCTTCAGGTACGCAAACTCAAATCGTACTTAACCCTCTCTCGACAGAATGTGGATGACCTGCAATCTGCAGCAGATGCTGAAGAGACCTTTAAGAAGGACCCGCGCGATTTCGCAATGTGGAAAGCCGCGAAAGAGGGAGAACCGTCTTGGCCGACTCCCTGGGGTCCGGGCAGACCAGGTTGGCACTTGGAGTGCTCGGCTATGGCGCACGCGTATTTAGGGGAAGCTTTTGATATTCACGGTGGCGGTTTAGATCTAATTTTCCCCCACCACGAAAATGAGATTGCACAGTCGCAAGCGGCGGGATGGGCATTTGCAACCACATGGATGCACAACGCCCTCGTGACTGCGTCGGGTGAGAAGATGAGTAAGTCTCTCGGCAATTCGATGCAGGTGAAAGCAGTTCTCCAACACGTGCGACGCATTGAATTGCGCTGGTATCTCAGTAGCGCGCATTACCGATCGATCCTTGAATATTCACCTGAGTCGCTCGAAGAGTCTGCCACGGCATTTCGTCGTCTTGAAAGTTTTCTCAAGCGCGCCTGCATAGCCTTAGGGAAAGTTCCGGCTCCAACTCTTTCGCAAGAATTTACTGATGCAATGAATGACGATTTGGCTGTACCACAGGGACTGGCCCATATTGCCGAAGCACTTCGCGTAGGAAATATTGCAATAACCGCCGACGACCAAAAAACATTGGAATTGAAGGCGTCAGAAATTCGCGGGGCACTCGATGTTCTTGGTTGCGATCCTTACGACTCAGTCTTTGCAACCAGTGATGGGACCGATCTTGAAACGGCACTTTCTGGCACGATCGAACTCGCCCTGGCGCAACGTCTTGCGGCACGCGCGCGGAAGGATTTTGCTGCATCCGACCAGATACGCGACGAACTGGGCGAATTAGGAATCATTGTTGAAGATACGCCGCAAGGACCACGTTGGTCGATAAAACCTAAGGAAGAGCGGAAATAA
- the ispF gene encoding 2-C-methyl-D-erythritol 2,4-cyclodiphosphate synthase: protein MSLPPVDKAGYSGFRTGVGVDAHAYSMDHDRPMWLGGIHWPDEIGVEAHSDGDVAAHAICDALFAAAGLGDLGSNFGVDRPEYKAASGAQLLAETLRIIRSANFEIGNVSVQVIGNRPKLGARRSEAVAALSRALDGADVSISGTTTDGLGFTGEGRGLAAIASALIYTAS from the coding sequence ATGTCGCTGCCCCCCGTAGATAAGGCTGGCTACTCCGGATTTCGAACTGGAGTGGGTGTCGACGCCCATGCTTACTCAATGGATCATGACCGACCTATGTGGCTCGGCGGGATCCATTGGCCAGATGAGATCGGTGTCGAAGCCCATTCCGATGGAGATGTCGCCGCCCACGCAATCTGTGACGCACTCTTCGCGGCGGCGGGTTTGGGAGATCTCGGCTCCAATTTCGGGGTGGATAGACCAGAGTACAAAGCCGCATCTGGTGCTCAACTCTTGGCCGAGACTCTGCGAATCATCCGTAGCGCCAATTTTGAAATCGGGAACGTGAGTGTGCAAGTCATCGGCAACCGCCCGAAACTGGGTGCTCGTAGAAGTGAGGCCGTTGCCGCACTTTCTCGGGCGCTCGACGGCGCCGATGTTTCGATTTCAGGGACAACGACAGATGGTTTGGGATTTACGGGTGAAGGTCGTGGCTTGGCTGCTATCGCCTCTGCACTAATTTACACTGCTTCTTAA
- a CDS encoding CarD family transcriptional regulator, which produces MSFKVGETVVYPHHGAALIEAIETRLIKGEEKTYLVLKIAQGDLTVRVPSENIDLVGVRDVVDSAGLERVFNVLRQPYTEEPTNWSRRYKANLEKLASGDVIKVAEVVRDLYRRDLDRGLSAGEKRMLAKAKQILVSELALAERTDEEKAGFILDEVLAS; this is translated from the coding sequence ATGTCATTTAAGGTTGGCGAAACCGTTGTTTACCCCCATCATGGAGCGGCTCTAATCGAAGCGATCGAAACTCGTTTAATCAAAGGTGAAGAGAAGACTTATTTGGTTCTCAAGATTGCGCAAGGAGATCTGACCGTCCGCGTTCCATCCGAAAATATCGATCTAGTGGGCGTCCGCGATGTCGTAGATAGTGCCGGACTGGAGCGGGTATTTAATGTTCTGCGTCAGCCGTATACAGAAGAACCCACCAACTGGTCTCGACGTTACAAGGCCAACCTTGAGAAGCTTGCCTCTGGCGATGTAATCAAGGTTGCTGAGGTTGTGCGAGATCTCTACCGACGTGACCTTGATCGCGGACTATCAGCTGGTGAGAAGCGAATGCTGGCCAAGGCCAAGCAGATTCTTGTCTCCGAACTTGCCCTGGCCGAACGCACGGACGAAGAAAAGGCCGGATTCATTCTTGATGAGGTACTTGCTTCGTAA
- a CDS encoding response regulator transcription factor, whose amino-acid sequence MTRILVVEDEDSFSEALSYLLGREGFEVGVADTGPKAIEEFDRHGADLVLLDLMLPGLSGTEVCRQLRTRSNVPIIMLTAKDSEVDKVVGLELGADDYVTKPYSSRELVARIHAVLRRNSDTGFSSDDGHVLVAGSVRMDTERHIVTVDNATINFPLKEFELLEFLMRNSGRVVTRMQLIDRVWGSDYVGDTKTLDVHIKRLRSKIEKDPANPLLIQTVRGLGYKMEA is encoded by the coding sequence ATGACACGAATCCTCGTCGTTGAAGATGAAGACTCTTTCTCGGAAGCGCTTTCTTATCTCTTGGGACGTGAAGGATTTGAAGTTGGAGTCGCTGACACTGGACCCAAAGCTATTGAGGAATTTGACCGTCACGGTGCCGATCTCGTTTTGCTGGATCTCATGCTTCCTGGGTTATCGGGAACCGAAGTATGTAGACAACTGCGCACGAGATCGAATGTTCCAATTATTATGTTGACTGCCAAAGACTCAGAAGTAGACAAAGTTGTGGGCCTCGAGCTTGGTGCCGATGATTACGTGACCAAGCCCTACTCTTCACGCGAATTGGTGGCTCGCATACATGCGGTTCTCCGTAGAAATAGTGATACAGGCTTCTCATCCGATGACGGACATGTACTTGTGGCTGGCTCGGTACGAATGGATACCGAGAGGCACATTGTGACCGTCGATAATGCCACTATCAATTTTCCACTCAAAGAGTTTGAACTCCTTGAGTTCCTTATGAGAAATTCTGGACGAGTGGTAACGCGTATGCAACTTATTGATCGCGTATGGGGAAGCGATTACGTAGGCGATACAAAGACTTTGGACGTCCACATTAAAAGATTGCGGTCAAAAATCGAGAAAGATCCTGCCAACCCTTTGTTAATCCAGACCGTGCGCGGTCTGGGTTACAAAATGGAGGCTTAG
- a CDS encoding ATP-binding protein — protein sequence MLRRRRTSTQIRPTWDLPSGIIDLLQIVDAEYLVLAPGEVILDSSKRTEALGLSRDGRLVSDQILPLVRAARRSGQYQEATVALPRGPIGEGTHDLQVRVSPIGGQGLIVVLIFDESEFRRLDAIRRDFIANISHELKTPIGALSILSEAVLGARDDPDAIVKFATRMQAEAKRLSDLVQEIIDLSRLQDDDPLKNAKVLNLSDLIADAIDASRMAADSRSISLSFSESDEFLVLGDRHQIQMAISNLIENAINYSPDGTRVAIALRTQDDLAEISISDQGIGIPEKDIERIFERFYRVDPARSRATGGTGLGLSIVKHVVANHGGDISVWSEEGAGTTFTIRLPLYRRAESNSIAMSQSEEK from the coding sequence GTGCTAAGACGGCGACGAACAAGTACGCAGATTCGACCGACGTGGGATCTACCCTCGGGCATCATTGACTTGCTCCAAATTGTGGACGCCGAATATCTGGTGTTGGCGCCCGGCGAAGTGATTCTGGATTCGTCCAAACGAACCGAAGCCCTGGGTCTTAGTAGAGACGGAAGATTGGTCTCAGACCAGATTCTCCCCCTTGTGCGGGCAGCCAGACGATCTGGACAGTATCAAGAGGCCACCGTCGCTCTGCCGCGGGGTCCAATTGGAGAAGGTACGCATGATCTACAGGTGAGGGTCTCGCCAATAGGCGGACAAGGACTAATCGTGGTTCTCATATTTGATGAGAGCGAATTTCGTCGCCTAGATGCAATTCGGCGCGATTTCATTGCAAATATTTCGCATGAATTGAAGACGCCAATTGGTGCTCTCTCCATTCTCAGTGAAGCAGTTCTGGGCGCCCGCGACGACCCCGATGCAATTGTTAAATTTGCAACACGGATGCAGGCGGAGGCAAAGAGACTTTCGGATCTTGTTCAGGAGATTATTGATCTTTCACGATTGCAGGATGATGATCCTTTAAAGAATGCGAAAGTTCTCAATCTCTCCGATTTAATCGCGGATGCGATTGATGCCTCTCGTATGGCTGCAGATTCGCGGAGTATTTCGCTGAGTTTTAGCGAGTCAGATGAATTCCTAGTCTTGGGGGATCGTCATCAAATTCAGATGGCGATTAGCAATCTGATCGAGAATGCGATCAACTACAGTCCAGATGGCACTCGAGTGGCAATCGCATTGCGAACTCAAGACGATCTTGCGGAAATTTCGATTTCGGATCAAGGGATAGGCATTCCAGAGAAGGACATTGAGCGGATCTTCGAACGTTTCTATCGAGTAGATCCAGCCCGTTCGCGCGCGACTGGAGGTACTGGTTTAGGTTTGTCCATCGTTAAACATGTTGTCGCAAATCATGGGGGAGATATTTCCGTATGGAGCGAAGAAGGTGCTGGTACGACTTTCACGATCCGTCTGCCCCTCTATCGCCGGGCAGAATCAAATAGTATTGCTATGTCACAATCGGAGGAAAAATGA
- the phoU gene encoding phosphate signaling complex protein PhoU, with protein MRDAFHDDLNAIGQTLIDMSQRVSKAMELATTALLEADLQLAEQIISDDDVIDVMQHELDAKTLNVLARQQPVAGDLRTLVTSLRMSADLERMGDMTHHIAKIARMRYPAKAVPPELADTIQAMGKVAKNIIDKTTHVLETHDLQSAVELETDDDEMDKLHRKLFLTLLDDAWPHGIECAIDMTLLGRYYERCADHAVSVARRVYFLVTGEFASETDER; from the coding sequence ATGCGCGACGCGTTTCACGATGATCTCAATGCCATTGGCCAGACTCTTATTGATATGAGTCAGCGGGTCTCTAAAGCGATGGAGTTGGCGACAACTGCGCTGCTAGAGGCAGATCTGCAATTGGCCGAGCAAATCATCTCCGATGATGATGTGATCGATGTAATGCAGCACGAATTAGATGCGAAAACTCTCAATGTGCTCGCTCGTCAACAACCTGTAGCCGGTGACTTAAGAACGCTCGTCACGTCTCTAAGAATGAGCGCCGACCTCGAACGTATGGGCGACATGACCCACCACATCGCAAAGATTGCGCGGATGAGATATCCCGCAAAGGCGGTCCCGCCAGAATTAGCCGACACTATTCAAGCCATGGGAAAAGTTGCCAAGAATATTATTGATAAAACCACGCATGTGCTTGAGACGCACGACTTGCAGTCGGCAGTGGAGTTAGAAACAGACGATGATGAAATGGACAAATTGCATCGTAAGTTATTTCTCACGCTACTAGACGATGCCTGGCCCCATGGCATTGAGTGCGCGATCGATATGACATTGCTTGGTCGCTACTACGAACGCTGTGCAGATCATGCAGTTTCTGTGGCTAGACGGGTTTACTTCCTCGTCACCGGAGAGTTCGCATCAGAAACGGACGAACGCTGA
- a CDS encoding phosphoglyceromutase, with amino-acid sequence MTYTLILLRHGESEWNAKNLFTGWVDVPLSHAGEIEAARAGVLLKSRGLLPDLLHTSLLRRAIQTSQITLETCDRQWIPVRRTWRLNERHYGALQGKDKKATLEAYGEAQFKLWRRSYDVPPPPIDDADPYSQVNDPRYADLGPALPRTECLKDVVVRMLPYWEESIVPDLRTGKVVLVTAHGNSIRALVKHLDGISDADIAELNIPTGIPLLYELDDQMRPVKKGGEYLDPTAAQAAISAVANQGQRSSVSDANSPVTRK; translated from the coding sequence ATGACTTACACATTGATCTTGCTCCGACACGGTGAGAGCGAATGGAATGCGAAGAATCTATTCACTGGATGGGTCGATGTCCCTCTTTCACATGCTGGAGAGATAGAAGCAGCCAGAGCAGGGGTGCTTCTCAAGAGTCGTGGCTTGCTGCCGGACCTTCTGCATACTTCTCTGCTTCGCCGGGCAATTCAAACATCGCAAATTACGTTAGAGACATGTGATCGACAGTGGATTCCGGTGCGACGAACGTGGCGTCTGAACGAGCGACACTACGGTGCACTACAAGGCAAAGACAAGAAGGCAACTTTGGAGGCCTACGGCGAAGCGCAGTTCAAGTTGTGGAGGCGTTCGTACGATGTTCCGCCACCACCCATTGATGATGCAGATCCATATAGCCAGGTGAACGATCCACGTTATGCCGACCTTGGCCCGGCCCTGCCACGAACGGAATGCCTCAAGGACGTTGTTGTGCGGATGCTTCCTTACTGGGAGGAGTCAATCGTGCCTGATTTGCGGACGGGCAAAGTTGTACTCGTAACCGCTCACGGAAACTCTATCCGCGCCCTTGTAAAGCATCTTGATGGAATTTCTGATGCAGATATTGCCGAACTCAATATCCCGACGGGTATCCCTTTGCTTTACGAACTCGACGATCAGATGCGACCAGTAAAAAAAGGTGGCGAGTACCTAGATCCAACTGCCGCCCAAGCGGCAATCAGTGCCGTGGCCAATCAGGGTCAGCGTTCGTCCGTTTCTGATGCGAACTCTCCGGTGACGAGGAAGTAA
- a CDS encoding YbjN domain-containing protein, producing MASIDPRITIEDFLESHDIEYERKNHDTFLLTLPGEKKLQTHCALIVGDHSLSINAFIIRKPDENQVKVFEWCMQKNAAMYGVAFALNELGDLYLVGRLPLSVVSDQELDRLIGGVLQYSDASFNPLLELGFATAIRREWAWRVSRGESLANLKAFEHLI from the coding sequence ATGGCTAGTATCGATCCTCGAATTACGATTGAAGATTTCTTAGAGTCACATGACATCGAGTACGAACGGAAAAATCACGATACATTTTTACTTACCCTTCCGGGTGAAAAGAAATTGCAGACCCACTGTGCACTTATTGTCGGTGACCACTCATTGAGTATTAATGCATTCATCATCCGTAAGCCTGATGAGAATCAGGTGAAAGTATTTGAGTGGTGTATGCAGAAGAATGCAGCGATGTACGGAGTTGCATTTGCACTGAACGAATTGGGAGATTTGTACCTTGTCGGGCGGTTGCCGCTCTCTGTAGTGAGTGATCAAGAATTGGATCGCCTTATTGGGGGCGTACTTCAGTATTCAGATGCCTCTTTCAACCCACTTCTCGAGTTGGGTTTTGCCACTGCAATTCGCCGCGAATGGGCCTGGCGAGTTTCACGGGGAGAGTCATTAGCCAATCTCAAAGCTTTTGAGCACTTGATTTAG